A single window of Solanum dulcamara chromosome 5, daSolDulc1.2, whole genome shotgun sequence DNA harbors:
- the LOC129890690 gene encoding uncharacterized protein LOC129890690 has product MELGLLGKNKLEFVDGRHTKDKFNVSLHDQWERMNAMVLSWIVNAVRKKLLSSIIYASNAHKVWFDLKERFDTVNGSKVFYLHREIVTLSQRTMLLQFLMGLNETYAQCRSQILMMSPIPTLSKAYSMVINHESQRSLASSSQVAEALEGATFFSHKRGPNSSFRGNNGKGASIISLNGSNFSSASLGWGELL; this is encoded by the exons ATGGAGCTAGGATTATTAGGAAAGAACAAGCTAGAATTTGTTGATGGTAGACATACTAAGGATAAGTTTAATGTATCATTACATGATCAGTGGGAGAGGATGAATGCTATGGTGTTATCATGGATTGTGAATGCTGTTAGAAAGAAATTGTTAAGCAGCATAATCTATGCTTCGAATGCTCACAAAGTGTGGTTTGATCTAAAGGAGAGATTTGATACTGTGAATGGATCAAAAGTGTTCTATCTGCATAGAGAAATTGTTACACTGTCTCAAAGAACTAT GCTTCTGCAGTTTTTGATGGGCCTCAATGAAACATATGCTCAGTGTAGAAGCCAAATTCTTATGATGTCTCCTATTCCTACACTTAGCAAAGCTTATTCTATGGTTATAAACCATGAAAGTCAGAGGTCATTGGCTAGTTCATCACAAGTTGCTGAAGCCTTAGAAGGAGCAACCTTCTTCAGTCATAAAAGAGGTCCCAACTCCAGCTTCAGAGGAAACAATGGAAAAGGAGCTTCCATAATATCTCTCAATGGTAGTAACTTCTCAAGTGCAAGCTTGGGGTGGGGGGAACTTCTCTAG